gagcaccacaactacttagcccgcatactctggagcctgcgagccacaactagagagaagcctgcatgatgcaacgaagatcccacatgcctgcaaCTAAGACTAACAACTaagacgcagccaaataaaaaaaaaaaaaataagaatctgtATCTCAGATCTGAATTCCCAGTGTTTACCATGCATCTGGTATACAGCTAGATGCTTGCTCTACTAGGAGCTTGTTCTTGTTAATTGCTTTCCacccaaacattaaaaaaataaaaacaaacaaacaaaagcctgccCTTTATCAAGCTTACTGTGAACTATTTATTACAACCAATCTTTTACATttgctccctttttcttttcttttttttggctgtgttgggtctttgttgctgcttgcgggctttctctagttgcggcgatcgggcgctactcttcattgcggtgcgcaggcttctcactgtggtggtttctcttgttgtggagctctaggagcacaggcttcagtagttgtggcacacaggctcagtagttatggctcgcgggctctagagcgcaggctcagtagtgtggcacacgggcttagttgctccgtggcacgtgggatcttcctggaccagggctcaaacccacgtcccctgcattggcaggcagattcttaaccactgcaccaccagggaagcccagaagcctCCCTTTCTTAAAAGAAACTTTAGGTTCTTGGGTCCAGCTATTTGGTAGAATCCTAGCTGATGTACTCACCTCTGACTTCCTGCCAAATCACATGGCTTTTCACAGTTCCTTATTCTCCTTGCAGCTTTTGACTGCTGTCCATTTTCTCCTTAAACCACCTTCTATGACTTCACACCACTGCCAAGATTGCCCTTGAGGATCTGTTTCAGATTCCTCATTGCCTTGAGTCATTTAACCTACCCACCATCACCATAAATACATTCCCTTGTACACTTTTGGGTTGTCTTGCTATTTGTGTTAGCAATTAACTCAACAAAAAATCTTATCTCATGAAATACCGCTGTAGAAgcaagaatttctttaaaaaaataaattcttcaaatTTAATACCATTGTAGGTTAATTAAGATGCAAGTTTCTCCACTAATCCCCTAGGTCTGGCATAGACTGAGTACACCTGCCTTTTCTCTCATCACTTCAGACTCCATTACTAAtatacctttcttttttatttgtttgctcacaccaaaagggtttttttcttcttattgtcGTTTATTAATTTTCAAGCATTGCTGTCCTCTCCCTGATTCCCTACTTCCCTCTATATTTCCAAGAGTCCCTAGGGAaagtgggtggaggagggagccAATATGTGGGGCTGTGGCCTTGTAGCTCAGTTAgcctcaaatttatttttaaatttactcaaGATTATCTGaggacatatatatgtatatattagtgCCAAAATATGTGCGTGCGCAGGTTCACACCTTTTCAAGGTCCATTAGGTTCTCGTGAAAATATGGGGTGAGGATGGGAGGGTCAAACACATTTCTTACGACGATACTTGGAGCGTAGCCAGCCTCAGGAGCGCAGATGGTATTACAGAAAGTTGTGCGTAGCGGTGGAAAGCCCGGGAGTCTCCTccgtgaccttggccaagtcactgaAACTTTGGGTTTAttccctgtaaaatggagaaaaccgTACTGGGTTATCGAAAGAATAAACGAAATAATGTAAGTAAAAGTACTCTGAGAAAAATAATGCTGGTTTCTTTGAACGGGGATCCCAAGCAGCTGGATTCCCATCCGTCGGTATTTCGCTCTTCCCCGCAGTCCAAGAGAGCTACCCCTCTGGAAGCCTGAGGCGCGGGCCTCGGCTCGTCTCCATGGCAACGTCTCCGGCATCCCGagctccgcccccccccccccccccccgccgccgcgAGGACCGGAAGCAGCGTCCTGTTGGGCGCTTCCCCGGCTTCTCCCCCAAAACGCGGGGTCATCCTTCCTAGGCCGGAGGTGAGAGTACGTCTCTTCGCTCTGCTAGGCCTCTGGGAGAAGCGACCGGCACCcggggggatggggaagggatggCCGTCGGCCTGGGGCCACCTCACGGGAGCCCCACCACCACTCCTAGCACGCGCCCGCGCAACCCCTCTTCatacccctccccgcccccaccccggctACCTCTTCCTCACGCCCCCGGCGCTTCCCCGCGGCCTCCACCTCGTCCCGCACCTCCTGGCCTCTTACAGCGCGTGCGTGCACCCCCTCTCCTTGTCCGGGTACCCCGTGGCGCCTGACCCCCGCCCCCCAAGCCGACCTCCTCCCATCACCCTCCGCGCGCTTACCTGACCTCCCGCGCACCCTCCCCCCGCGCCCATTCTCCTCGTGTGGTCTCGCGGAGTCGGGTCCCCGTCCGGGAGCGGCGCCGTGTGGTGGAGGAAGGTGTCCCGGGACCGTCGGGAGCAGGCTCAGCAGAGGAGGTATTTCCAAGGGAGAGTGGGTCCCCTCGGGAAAGACCCACGGATCTGGGACTCTGGGCGAAACCTTCCCTCCAGGGACCGGGTTCGTTACGGACCCTCGCGCGGTGTTGGGGGTTTGGTCTCTTGGGTGGAACTGAGAGCAATTGTGGACCCGGCACAGACTTCGCTCCTGGTGCGGGAGACGCAAAGTGCGTCCCGGTGGCCACTCCTGCGACTTCCAGAGGATGCTTTAGCTTAGGGGCTCTCTGTGTAACTCCCCTAGACGGCTCCagacacgtggcctcaaaccccACCTGTCGCTCCGGTCTCGATCCCAGATTCGGTTCCGGCTCAGGATCATATGGGTCTGCCGCCCTTCTTTGCGCTGGGACCCCGGCCACCGGCTCTGGACCGCGCAGCACCGTAGAAGGTGTGGATGGCCTGAACTCagaccccagccctgctcctttGCCTTTGGTCTCCTTACCTGAGCTTGCCCTGGCGGGTTCCTCAACGTGGGGATGAAAAGAACCTTACAGGGCTTTTGTGGGGATTTAAATGAGTTTGTATTTATTAAGATCCCTAAACGagtgcttagcacatagtaaatTCTCTGCGTTTCGGTTGTGGAGCACTGTATAAAGTTGTGTCATTTATTTGGTAACCTTGTCTTTCCCGggctagaatataagctctatgCAGCCGCAGGCTTTGTTCGGGTCACCGCCATATCTTCAGTGCCTAGAAGAGTTCTCGGtgaagtgggggaaaaaatggtagagaagaaaaatagggGCACATATAACAGTTTAAATTAGCTGTCAGTTACTAGTGATACATATACTAAAATGCTACTAAGGAAAGTGtcttcccacctccttcctgcTAACAAGCTAGCGATACTTGGAGAAATTGTTGCCCCCATACATCACTATGTTGCTGGTGACACTGTGATTTGATACAGCGTTTTCTATAATCTATTTGATAATACATAGCAAGATATTTGTCCCTTTTCCTTTGACCCCAGTAAGTCAAGTCCTTGGGACATCTTtgaaggaaataatttgaaaggagaaaaatagtatattttctgaaaatgtgcttcccagcattgtttataatagtaaaaattagaaacagcCTAAATATTCTACAGTAAAAAgataattaagtaaataatatgGATGTCACAGATGAGCAGTAGACATGGacatgaaaaaatggaaatacattaAGATGGAGgaatatgcttttttcttttgaatggtCCCTTTAATGCCAAagtaatattgtttttaaaattagtaagcatcgaaaaaaaaatctatgcaaaAGTACTTCTCTCCTGAGACTATTCCTTAGAGCTCCTTGCAGCAGTCTAGAAAAACTTAAACTGGCTCTTCGAGGCTGACCCAGAGTCATAACTTTCCTCAGCCTTCCCTTATTTCTGTTCTCCAGGAGCTCCTCTGCAACCCTGGCTGAACTCTTATTGTGATAGTCAGCCTCACGTGCATGATTTTCAGAATAGATTGCGAATTACTCATGTATGTAAATTAATGCCTCTGAGCTCTTTGATTCTCTTAGAGAAGGAAGTGTTCTTTGAAAGCATGGTTTATGTTAAGATTAAGGGCAGCACTTTCTGTACAGCCTTATGTTTCTAATCTTAGTTGTATCGTTCTAAGAAGCATTTGTCTCTGCCTTGTTTCCACTTGTCTCTTTAACCATATTTAGGAGTGTCCATAAGGAGAGTTTCACCTTCTTGAAGATTAAAGCCTAGCAGTTCTGAGCTATTCCTAGTCCAAATGTCTGCCAAATTGAGAGAGACATCAAAACTCCTTCCACAAACTTCAGGGGACCCTGACTGCATTCTGGCAATGAAGGTGGAAGAGGGAGGGCAGGCCTCTAATATGGTCTCCAGCCGCCACTGGAGCAGCTACTACAGCTCAGAGGCCTACCGCCAGCGGTTCAGGCAGTTTGACTACCAAGAGTCATCTGGGCCCCGGGAGGCTCTGAGCCGGCTCCGCGAGCTGTGCTGTCAGTGGCTGAGGCCAGAGGTGCACAGCAAGGAGCAGATCCTGGAGCTGCTCGTGCTGGAGCAGTTCCTGGCCATGTTgcctgaggagctgcaggcctgGTTTGAAGAGAACCGACCAGAGAGTGGAGAGGAAGCCGTGGTGATGCTGGAGGAGCTGGAGAAAGAACATGACAGGGTGGCTGAACAGGTGAGAAGGGGCTGTGGGCATGAGGGACAAGGCTGAGTCAGGAGCTCTGGCACATCACTGGGGTTAGAGCTCCCAAATTGTACTCCCACTCAGCACAACTAAATGTAGAGTGTGGTGAGTGGACTCCCAGCTGTGCCAGAGAACAGAACGCGCCTCtgccttcctcccttttcctgtGTCCCAGGATAGTTTCTTCACTGTTATTTTATCTTCAAGTCCCAACCTGATTCCCTTCTTCAGCCTCAGTTAGTACCAAACTGTTTCTAGGTCTCTCTTGGACGAAATGAGGACATGCTTGCAAAGAAGCTATCAACTTGTGAAATCACTCAGGAGACACCATGTAGCCAGCTTAAGCCCACAAAAAAGCAACTGCAGTGGGCATCGAAGGAGCATCACACCTTAAGACAAAATGGTGAGGGGCAGGGTTCAGTTCAtggttggggggtgggaaggTGGCCTCTCAGCCCACCCATCACACACATCTAGGCTACGTTCTGTAAGCGGTCTCCAatctcccctcctgcctcctgttCCTGTGGGAACTTCCACCATTATATATCCTGCCAGTGCACATTCTCAGTATTTtgtcctcatttccttctcaGAGATTCTTATAATATCGTTCAGATTTTTGAATCCTTGACATCATCTCCATCCGGATTTTCAAACCTTTTTTTAAGCAGCATGGCCCTCTTCTCAATGAAATTTTATGCGGAGTTGCAATATATTAAACAGATGAAAACACAGCTACTCTGACTAAAGCAGGAACAAGCAGTGTCAGCCCACCTCTTCCGCCATCAGGCAGTCCCTGAGGCCCTTTTGAGGGACCCCAAGGTCACGGTCTAAAgactgattcatttatttttataacttttgtttATTGATACTCTTGTACTAAATCTTGCTTATTGCTACCCACTACCACATTTAATTCCTCTCCTTCAGTTGCTCCTCTGCTTCTCCAATAATTCCTCATCTTTTAggccctttcttttcctccagaCTTTCCTCAGTTTCTAATGTATCTTTTTACCCCTACCCACCATTCTACCTTTTGCACAgagcttttcatctttttttttttagagctttTCATCTTTATAGTTGCCCGCCTCATCAGTATATAAACCTCTTTCACCTTTTGATCTTCTCAGTGTTTTCTGCCTTACCCTCTCCATCCTCCACATTGTGATGCTATACTTCAAACATGCCAGCTAAAAAATAgtctatatatatttcatttggaTCATTCTATTtcgttttccttccttctgaacAGAGAACTGgttacatttgcttttccatgtaTTATTTCAGATAGAGACACTGGAACTATAAATGTGAAATCAGCTTCAAGGCGAAAGACTTCTTCAGGCAAAGAACTGCATCACAAAGTTTCTAACACTCTTCAAATGAATGCTTCCCAGAGTTTCACATTTAGAGGAACCtgtgaacaagatagaaagtttGAAAGAAGACAGGGAAACCGTACtcgaaaaaaacaacacaaatgtaatgaatgtgggaaagtcTTTACTCAGAGCTCAGCCCTTAATCTACATCAGAGGATCCACagtggagagaaaccttataCATGTGACGTGTGTGCAAAGGCTTTCAGCCGAAGTGCAATCCTGATTCAACATCGAAGaacccacactggggagaaaccctTCAAATGtcatgaatgtgggaaagcctttagtcAGAGCTCGAATCTTTTCAGACATAGGAAAAAACATACTAGAGAGAAAGTCCCATCAGTGCTGTGAGGGAGtcaaaacatttactgagaactttTTCAACAGGGGAGCAGACACAAGGCACCAATACTCCTTTAGCATAAATCGGTAGTTTCAGTGGGCACCAGTTTCCTTTCAAAGGTTGTAAAAGCCACAGGAGAGAATGTAGAATATTTTCTGTCAGCATTGTTTGCTTTTCTGTACAGTGTCAGTTCAGATGATTGAGAGTCTAAAGCTTAAATCGGATTTCCATCCCTAGTGCAACTCTTGAAAAGATACTCTCAGACATGTCCTACTGTTTCCATTATTAACACAAATAATGAACTAGTATGTTCCTTTTTAGACAAGTACATTTTCCCTGTTGAGAAGGAGTGTGTGAGTTAGTATATAAGTGGGtattctccatttcatttcttgCACATTGGAGTTACTAGACCAAAGattaaatcagttttttaaaaaaatttcctggaaattctctggcagtccagtggttaggactccacactttcactgctgcaggcctggattcagtccctgatcagggaactaatatcctccaagtcacgtggtgtggccaaaaataataataataaaatataataaatttcctgttttattttctgttaccAGATTCAAAATATGAGAATAGGATTGAGGAGACCCAAAAGAATATGTACCTCAAGACCTAAGCTGAAATGTCCAGGGTCATTGTTAGGAAGCAGGTGAGTAAAGGGACTTTACTTGTCTCTTACAAAAACCTgagaacctacatactgttttgtttcaatttttaaaattgaggtttagttgatgtataatatcaTCTATACATACTGTTGATGATACTAAGTAATTTCctgtgtaggaaaaaaaaaattatctccttTACAATTTATATTGGAAATATCTCAGTGAAAGCATTAAGATTTGCTCTACGTGTCTTTAGGAAGTGGCCTAAATATGATGAGTGTTCTAATAATGAACAGTTATCTGTGGGTGCTTATATAAAGTTGACGATCACCTTAAcataaagaaataaggaagatgaagaaaagacTGTCCAAACGAGACTGATGTTACCTGGTAAGTGTAGCACATAATGGAGAACTGTACTTACCTGGAAATGGGAACCCTTAACAGCTGGTGACTATCCTTCAGAGTTCTTCATGGCCTCTGTTCTGGCATTAATCAGCTGTGAACATGTTTCAGGCATCCCAGGACAACCTTTTCAGGGTCTTATGCATTCTTAGTAAATGAGTTTCTAGACAATTTATCATGATGTTAAGACCTTGGATTTCGATACTCTtgtacaaatgagaaaatcacTAAAGTTCAATTTAAAGAGTCCATTGAGTTTAACCCACATTTAATTCAATCAGATTC
This genomic interval from Phocoena phocoena chromosome 13, mPhoPho1.1, whole genome shotgun sequence contains the following:
- the ZNF396 gene encoding zinc finger protein 396 codes for the protein MSAKLRETSKLLPQTSGDPDCILAMKVEEGGQASNMVSSRHWSSYYSSEAYRQRFRQFDYQESSGPREALSRLRELCCQWLRPEVHSKEQILELLVLEQFLAMLPEELQAWFEENRPESGEEAVVMLEELEKEHDRVAEQVSLGRNEDMLAKKLSTCEITQETPCSQLKPTKKQLQWASKEHHTLRQNDRDTGTINVKSASRRKTSSGKELHHKVSNTLQMNASQSFTFRGTCEQDRKFERRQGNRTRKKQHKCNECGKVFTQSSALNLHQRIHSGEKPYTCDVCAKAFSRSAILIQHRRTHTDSKYENRIEETQKNMYLKT